Proteins found in one Planctomycetia bacterium genomic segment:
- the rpsC gene encoding 30S ribosomal protein S3 gives MGQKVHPIGFRTGITEPWKSRWYASKKDFRVLLMEDIRVRKFLKTKYRAAAIPKIEIERTRDEVKVILHSARPGAIIGRKGQEVDRLQGELQELLGRRVNLKVEEVGRPEIQAQLISEDIADQLTKRAAFRRTLKRALDTTMDAGAKGVKIQLAGRLGGAEMSRCEKAIAGSMPLSTLRAKIDYGFCEAPTAQGNIGVQVWVNQGMYEETGDGADAQEGQAPKKPKRSYKR, from the coding sequence ATGGGTCAAAAAGTCCACCCTATCGGATTTCGCACCGGCATCACCGAGCCGTGGAAGAGCCGTTGGTACGCGTCGAAGAAGGACTTCCGCGTGCTGCTCATGGAGGACATCCGGGTGCGGAAGTTCCTCAAGACGAAGTACCGCGCGGCGGCGATTCCCAAGATCGAGATCGAGCGGACCCGCGACGAGGTCAAGGTGATCCTCCACTCGGCACGCCCCGGGGCGATCATCGGTCGCAAGGGGCAGGAGGTCGACCGTCTGCAGGGGGAGCTCCAGGAGCTGCTCGGCCGGCGGGTGAACCTCAAGGTCGAGGAGGTGGGTCGGCCGGAGATTCAGGCGCAGTTGATCTCCGAGGACATCGCTGACCAGCTCACGAAGCGGGCGGCGTTCCGCCGGACGTTGAAGCGGGCGCTCGACACGACCATGGACGCTGGTGCCAAGGGCGTGAAAATCCAGCTCGCTGGACGTCTCGGCGGGGCGGAAATGTCCCGCTGCGAAAAGGCGATCGCGGGCTCGATGCCCCTGTCGACGCTGCGGGCCAAGATTGATTACGGATTCTGCGAGGCACCGACCGCGCAGGGCAACATTGGTGTTCAAGTGTGGGTCAACCAAGGCATGTACGAGGAGACTGGCGATGGCGCTGATGCCCAAGAGGGTCAAGCACCGAAAAAGCCAAAGAGGTCGTATAAGAGGTGA
- the rplV gene encoding 50S ribosomal protein L22: MAYKASHKYARISARKVRALADLVRGKFADEALDILRFQPHRGARMLEKVIRSALGNAEQQQASGLDDLVVVDARIDEGPMFKRIRPRARGMAFGIKRRMSHIKVALDTVAVAAAE; encoded by the coding sequence ATGGCATACAAAGCGAGTCACAAGTACGCCCGAATCAGTGCCCGCAAGGTGCGGGCGCTGGCGGATCTGGTGCGCGGCAAGTTTGCCGACGAGGCCCTGGACATCCTGCGGTTTCAGCCGCATCGCGGCGCCCGGATGCTGGAGAAGGTGATTCGCAGCGCGCTTGGCAACGCGGAACAGCAGCAGGCTTCGGGGCTCGACGATCTGGTGGTTGTGGATGCCCGGATCGACGAGGGGCCGATGTTCAAGCGAATCCGGCCGCGGGCCCGCGGCATGGCGTTCGGGATCAAGCGGCGGATGTCGCACATCAAGGTGGCGCTCGATACCGTGGCCGTGGCCGCAGCGGAGTGA
- the rpsS gene encoding 30S ribosomal protein S19, translated as MGRSSKKGPYIDPRVFEKVEAQLSSGKRDPIKTWSRSCTIVPEFIGLTFMVHNGKQHMKVFVTEDMVGHKLGEFAPTRTFRGHGGKVKEAASPASGGKG; from the coding sequence ATGGGACGCAGTTCAAAAAAGGGTCCGTACATCGATCCGCGGGTCTTCGAGAAGGTCGAGGCGCAGCTCTCGTCGGGCAAGCGTGACCCGATCAAGACCTGGTCGCGGTCGTGCACGATCGTGCCGGAGTTCATCGGGCTGACGTTCATGGTCCACAACGGCAAGCAGCACATGAAGGTGTTCGTCACCGAGGACATGGTGGGGCACAAACTCGGCGAGTTCGCCCCGACGCGGACGTTCCGCGGTCACGGTGGCAAGGTCAAGGAGGCCGCCAGTCCGGCCTCCGGAGGCAAGGGCTGA
- the rplB gene encoding 50S ribosomal protein L2, giving the protein MGIRTYNPTSPGRRGASVSDFADLTPGAAAPKGLRVRKVKTGGRNNQGKITSRHRGGGHMQHYRLIDFRRNKDGIPAKVESIQYDPNRTCRVALVCYADGEKRFILAPEGIKVGATVSSGETAPPEVGNCLPMSAIPLGMQIHNIELQAGRGGRLCRSAGSSAVLVAREAQWAQLTLPSGEIRRVPAACRATIGAIGNADHMNVRLGKAGRSRWMGIRPHVRGTAMNPIDHPHGGGEGRTKGGRHPVSPTGKSAKGGGTRKPRKPSSAAILRRRKSRRYGQLKLR; this is encoded by the coding sequence ATGGGAATTCGCACCTACAATCCGACAAGCCCCGGTCGCCGTGGCGCCAGTGTCTCCGACTTTGCCGATCTCACGCCCGGCGCTGCAGCGCCCAAGGGGCTGCGGGTCCGGAAGGTCAAGACCGGCGGCCGCAACAACCAGGGAAAGATCACGTCCCGGCATCGTGGCGGCGGCCACATGCAGCACTACCGGCTGATCGACTTCCGACGGAACAAGGACGGCATTCCCGCCAAGGTGGAGTCGATCCAGTACGATCCGAACCGGACCTGCCGCGTGGCGCTCGTCTGCTATGCCGACGGCGAGAAGCGGTTTATCCTCGCGCCGGAGGGGATCAAGGTCGGGGCCACGGTTTCGAGCGGCGAGACGGCTCCTCCCGAGGTGGGCAATTGCCTGCCGATGTCGGCCATTCCGCTCGGGATGCAGATCCACAACATCGAACTGCAGGCGGGCAGGGGAGGGCGGTTGTGCCGCTCCGCAGGCTCCTCCGCCGTGCTCGTCGCCCGCGAGGCGCAGTGGGCCCAACTCACGCTCCCGTCGGGTGAAATTCGCCGCGTGCCCGCGGCGTGTCGGGCCACGATCGGCGCGATCGGCAACGCCGACCACATGAACGTGCGTCTGGGGAAGGCCGGGCGGAGCCGTTGGATGGGCATCCGGCCCCACGTCCGCGGCACTGCGATGAACCCGATCGACCATCCGCATGGTGGTGGCGAAGGGCGGACCAAGGGTGGACGGCACCCCGTCAGCCCCACGGGCAAGAGCGCCAAGGGCGGGGGCACCCGCAAGCCCCGCAAGCCGTCGAGTGCCGCGATCCTGCGGCGCCGCAAGAGTCGCCGCTACGGACAGCTGAAGCTGAGGTAA
- the rplW gene encoding 50S ribosomal protein L23, producing MAVPIPPSPAINPQLAPHQVIVRPLVTEKGMHRASRHNAYSFEVVTAATKADIRRAVEEMFNVRVEKIAVQNRVGKVRRSRMRRSSAKAWKKAVVTLKPEFKINLF from the coding sequence GTACCAATCCCTCCGTCGCCGGCGATCAATCCGCAACTCGCGCCGCACCAGGTGATCGTCCGTCCTCTCGTAACCGAGAAGGGCATGCACCGCGCCTCCCGGCACAATGCCTATTCGTTCGAAGTCGTCACGGCGGCGACGAAGGCCGACATCCGGCGGGCAGTCGAGGAAATGTTCAACGTTCGAGTCGAGAAGATTGCCGTCCAAAACCGGGTCGGCAAGGTTCGTCGCAGCCGGATGCGGCGGAGCAGCGCAAAGGCTTGGAAGAAGGCCGTCGTGACGCTGAAGCCGGAGTTCAAGATCAACCTGTTCTAG